One segment of Rosa chinensis cultivar Old Blush chromosome 6, RchiOBHm-V2, whole genome shotgun sequence DNA contains the following:
- the LOC112173848 gene encoding calcineurin-binding protein 1 isoform X1 has product MFSIAAINDDTDSKGTWEPLAPTKEAQEFHLSQTYHEGLHKLQTKEYKRASELLESVLKDPLIENARVDGNVSDCHLLQLRFLALKNLANVFLQQGSEHYESALRCYLQAVEIDTKDSVVWNQLGTLSCSMGSLSISRWAFEQGLLCSPNNWNCMEKLLEVLIAIGDEVACLSVAELILRHWPSHSRALHVKKTIEESEPVPFAPRGIDKLEPKHVRLKFVDKRKASQALLEEDVASKKLNQSMDLNLADATWAAVADALLDILLPLNGCRSEMGNAKEYRSGDIRLILHLPSSSEGNRGSEERKGHNLAPIRENTSSGDCNTGRTGVKEKDTSLLEFQKQERRSTRLERLRTRKPGKEDLDFANGKAQAKVVIQCLEPFIAGGSGIKDSNHSSNHSVSCPDQANPWDTEYGDVCRFVEKASKNYGAFHLAHLLLEEVASRDLQHQDAFVKFLDLEKMTRNWGKDRTPECCLFLAELYYDLGSLSDASRLSVFMSEASYHLCKILESVALEDESISGLKRIFGNNGISANNSVCKDVSLGDKLLASSSFWVRFFWLSGRLSILDGNKEKAHQEFCISLSLLANKENISDSQRVIRLPYCKVLKELTVGRILHEINILKVDFLTQKTLSEMIEKEMYMECMTLLVPLLFATRNVPPDALPLRLANKGGEGVTSVELSALDILIKACEKTKPVDVDIYLNCHRRKLQILMAAAGIDECLASCKSFLSKSGSKARFHSVIDSNESSSKQCWNFLVAEEVKAISQCASQVKNFIDQPGASDSNSVPMSSIGDLQCLLLSVMCNVASIFLCKKSTELVTADEIEQSCFIEASIAFCKLQHLNHMIPVKTQVDLIVTMHDLLAEYGLCCAGQGTEKEEGMFLKFAIKHLLALDMKFKSTFNSSSKETTEDNELLDLNSPAKITLNESKSDTLDVEMVHTGRDEISTAGKDVSEAISSKNILSDKALEEDLNLESEGRKQDEDGSGAKFNRGEEASDQLNEDEDELIEDEREELELKIDYALDQCFFCLYGLNIRSDSSYEDDLAVHKNTSPGDYQTKEQCADVFQYILPYAKASSRTGLVKVRRVLRAIRKHFPQPPEDVLAGNAIDKFLDDLNLCEDKLSDEAGSDGFLETITKVILPDERRFKQQKSSSVGSSEPYLDVYCNLYYFLALSEEMSATDKWPGFVLTKEGEEFVQHNANLFKYDLLYNPLRFESWQRLGHIYDEEVDLLLNDGSKHINVAGWRKNVTLPQRVETSRRRSRRCLLMSLALAKTSAQQSEIHELLALVYYDSLQSVVPFYDQRTVVPLKDAAWVVFCENSMRHFKKAFAHKQDWSHAYYIGKLCEKLGYSYETSLSYYDKAIALNPTAVDPVYRMHASRLKLLFTCGKQNLEALKVLSAYAFSQSTKDAVMTMLGDMDAEMSNSPKDRSTETNSEKVKHEDAVKSKVWNMLYSDCLCALETCIEGELKHFHKARYMLAQGLHRRGESGASERAKDELSFCFKSSRSSFTINMWEIDSTAKKGRRKTPGVCGSKRSLEVNLPESSRKFITCIRKYLLFYLKLLEETGDICTLDRAYISLRSDKRFSLCIEDLVPVALGRYVKALVLSIRQVETVGSGAVDNSEHILEKVFSLFMEQGNLWPEICGLPEIKVTETSESSLYGYLHEHIISLEENGKLDTLEAINEKIRKRFKNPKLSNSNCAKVCRHASIAWCRSLILWLAQITPSQSEIASEIQVLNPSDGGLENSQLLCVDLQTDELWSSAFEDPTHFKKLEAKRNPVFSKIKNLVVKKASDENLETASALLRSSYNFYRESSSVMPSSGVNLYLVSSWLARDTQFRPSTEGAEILDLSIPRKLLLWAYTLLHGRYTNISFVVKHCEENARSKMKKGAGTSTVPSNTSIANTTTAHTATASVAACGRDGIGHSGTGDTDPANAVVSTSLPESTTQCTNQPPSDMYQTSSFAAPPLQHCNNPVTERSNTTAADEGAPDKVDI; this is encoded by the exons ATG ttctcAATTGCAGCTATCAATGACGATACTGACTCCAAAGGCACGTGGGAGCCCTTAGCTCCTACCAAAGAAGCTCAG GAATTTCATCTCTCACAAACTTATCATGAAGGACTTCACAAGTTACAAACTAAAGAATACAAGAGGGCTAGTGAGTTGTTAGAGTCTGTTCTAAAAGACCCTTTAATAGAAAACGCGCGG GTGGATGGTAATGTCAGCGATTGTCATCTATTGCAACTCAG ATTTTTGGCACTGAAGAACCTTGCCAATGTTTTTCTTCAACAAGGTTCAGAACATTATGAGAGTGCTCTACGATGTTATCTCCAAGCTGTAGAGATTGATACCAAAGATTCTGTTGTCTGGAACCAGCTAGGAACATTATCATGCTCGATGGGCTCTCTGAGTATATCACGTTGGGCATTTGAGCAAGGGCTTTTGTGCAGCCCTAATAATT GGAACTGCATGGAGAAATTGTTGGAAGTTCTTATTGCTATCGGTGATGAGGTTGCATGCCTTTCTGTGGCAGAGTTAATTTTGAGGCATTGGCCGTCACATTCTCGTGCTTTGcatgtcaagaaaacaattgaaGAGTCAGAGCCGGTTCCATTTGCTCCGAGAGGTATAGATAAGCTGGAACCTAAACATGTCCGTCTCAAATTTGTTGACAAGAGAAAAGCATCTCAAGCACTTCTGGAGGAGGACGTTGCATCCAAGAAGCTGAACCAGAGCATGGATTTGAACCTTGCAGACGCTACTTGGGCAGCTGTTGCTGATGCACTCTTGGATATCTTACTTCCGTTGAATGGCTGTAGATCTGAGATGGGGAATGCAAAAGAATACAGATCTGGAGACATCAGATTAATTTTACACTTACCTTCTAGTTCAGAAGGTAACAGAGGGTCTGAGGAAAGAAAAGGACATAACTTGGCCCCAATTCGTGAAAATACCTCTTCCGGTGATTGCAACACTGGAAGAACAGGTGTTAAAGAGAAAGACACAAGTCTTCTAGAATTCCAAAAACAGGAGAGGCGGAGTACTCGCCTTGAAAGGCTTAGAACTCGTAAACCAGGGAAAGAAGATCTTGACTTTGCTAATGGTAAAGCTCAGGCCAAGGTTGTTATTCAGTGTCTAGAACCTTTTATTGCTGGCGGATCAGGAATCAAAGATTCCAATCATTCTAGTAATCATTCTGTTTCATGTCCTGATCAAGCTAATCCCTGGGATACTGAATATGGTGATGTTTGCAGATTTGTTGAAAAAGCTTCAAAGAACTACGGTGCTTTCCATTTGGCTCACTTGCTTTTGGAAGAGGTTGCAAGTAGAGATCTTCAGCATCAGGATGCATTTGTTAAGTTTCTGGACTTGGAAAAGATGACAAGGAATTGGGGGAAGGATAGGACCCCTGAATGCTGCCTTTTCCTGGCTGAGCTTTATTATGACCTTGGTTCATTGTCTGATGCTTCAAGGTTGTCAGTATTCATGTCCGAGGCATCTTATCATCTTTGTAAGATTCTCGAATCAGTAGCTTTGGAAGATGAAAGCATCTCTGGGCTTAAGAGAATCTTCGGTAATAATGGAATATCAGCCAACAATTCTGTTTGCAAGGATGTATCATTAGGTGACAAGTTGTTAGCAAGTAGCTCCTTTTGGGTTCGGTTTTTCTGGTTAAGTGGACGATTATCTATTTTAGACGGCAACAAGGAAAAAGCCCACCAAGAATTCTGTATATCCTTGTCACTTTTGGCAAACAAGGAAAATATCAGTGATTCGCAGCGTGTAATCCGCCTCCCATATTGCAAGGTTCTTAAAGAGTTAACTGTTGGTAGGATTCTCCATGAAATTAACATTTTAAAGGTTGATTTCTTGACGCAGAAGACTTTAAGTGAGATGATTGAGAAGGAAATGTATATGGAGTGCATGACCTTGCTTGTTCCGCTTCTATTTGCCACAAGAAATGTGCCCCCTGATGCATTACCTCTACGCTTAGCTAATAAAGGAGGCGAAGGAGTTACTTCAGTTGAACTGTCAGCACTAGACATTTTAATCAAAGCTTGTGAAAAGACAAAACCTGTGGATGTTGACATTTATTTGAATTGTCATCGTCGGAAACTGCAAATTCTTATGGCAGCAGCAGGGATTGATGAATGCCTGGCTTCCTGTAAATCCTTCCTTTCTAAATCAGGGTCAAAAGCTCGCTTCCATTCTGTCATAGATTCAAATGAAAGTTCGAGCAAGCAGTGCTGGAATTTCTTGGTTGCAGAGGAAGTAAAGGCCATTTCTCAATGTGCGTCCcaagtgaagaattttattgATCAACCTGGAGCTTCT GACAGCAATTCTGTTCCAATGAGCAGCATAGGTGATCTCCAATGCTTGCTCTTGTCAGTCATGTGTAATGTTGCAAGCATATTCCTCTGTAAGAAATCTACTGAGCTAGTGACGGCTGATGAAATTGAACAAAGTTGCTTTATTGAAGCTTCCATTGCATTCTGCAAACTTCAACACCTCAACCACATGATACCTGTTAAAACTCAA GTTGACTTAATTGTCACTATGCACGATCTACTGGCGGAATATGGACTCTGCTGTGCGGGTCAGGGTACTGAAAAGGAGGAAGGAATGTTTCTTAAATTTGCAATTAAGCATCTATTGGCCTTGGATATGAAGTTTAAATCTACCTTTAACTCATCAAGCAAAGAAACAACTGAAGACAACGAGCTGCTTGACCTAAATAGTCCTGCCAAAATAACTctaaatgaatcaaaatcagaTACACTAGATGTGGAAATGGTTCACACTGGAAGAGATGAAATCAGTACTGCAGGGAAGGATGTATCAGAAGCAATATCATCAAAAAACATTTTATCTGATAAAGCTCTAGAGGAAGATCTTAATTTGGAATCAGAAGGTAGAAAGCAAGATGAAGATGGTTCTGGTGCTAAGTTCAACAGAGGTGAAGAAGCAAGCGATCAATtgaatgaagatgaagatgaactcATAGAAGATGAAAGGGAGGAGCTTGAGTTGAAAATTGATTATGCCTTGGATCAGTGTTTCTTCTGCTTATATGGTCTAAATATTAGATCTGATTCATCCTATGAAGATGACTTAGCTGTGCACAAAAATACTAGCCCTGGTGATTACCAGACAAAGGAACAATGTGCTGATGTTTTTCAGTACATACTTCCTTATGCAAAGGCTTCTTCT AGGACAGGACTAGTCAAAGTTCGAAGAGTACTCAGAGCCATACGCAAACACTTTCCACAACCACCAGAAGATGTTTTGGCTGGAAATGCAATAGATAAGTTCTTAGATGATCTCAATTTATGTGAAGATAAGCTCTCAGATGAGGCTGGGTCTGACGGCTTTCTTGAGACCATAACGAAGGTGATACTTCCTGATGAGAGAAGGTTTAAACAACAAAAGTCATCATCCGTTGGGAG CTCTGAACCATATCTGGATGTCTATTGCAATTTATATTATTTCCTTGCCCTCTCTGAGGAAATGAGTGCTACAGACAAGTGGCCTGGCTTTGTGCTTACAAAGGAAGGGGAAGAATTTGTACAGCATAATGCGAATCTCTTCAAATATGATTTACTCTATAACCCTCTGCGTTTTGAAAGTTGGCAAAGACTAGGACATATCTATGACGAG GAAGTGGACTTGTTACTAAATGATGGCAGTAAACACATCAATGTGGCAGGATGGAGGAAGAATGTTACATTACCTCAGAGGGTTGAGACAAGTCGAAGGAGGAGTAGGCGGTGTCTGTTAATGAGTTTGGCTTTGGCAAAGACATCAGCTCAGCAG AGTGAGATACACGAGTTATTGGCATTGGTATACTATGATAGCCTTCAAAGCGTGGTGCCATTTTATGATCAACGAACTGTTGTACCCTTGAAGGATGCAGCATGGGTGGTGTTTTGCGAGAACTCGATGAGACACTTTAAAAAGGCTTTTGCTCACAA GCAAGACTGGTCCCATGCTTACTATATTGGGAAGCTCTGTGAAAAGCTTGGGTACTCCTATGAGACATCTTTATCATATTATGATAAAGCTATTGCTCTGAATCCAACAGCTGTAGATCCTGTTTACAGGATGCATGCTTCGCGCCTGAAATTACTTTTTACATGTGGAAAACAAAATCTAGAAGCTTTAAAg GTTCTTTCAGCATATGCCTTTAGTCAATCAACGAAGGATGCTGTCATGACAATGTTAGGTGACATGGATGCGGAAATGTCAAATTCACCAAAGGATAGAAGCACAGAAACAAACTCTGAGAAGGTGAAGCATGAAGATGCGGTTAAATCAAAGGTGTGGAACATGCTTTACAGCGACTGTCTTTGTGCCCTTGAAACTTGTATTGAAGGGGAGCTTAAACATTTTCATAAAGCCAGATATATGCTTGCACAAGGTCTGCATCGAAGAGGGGAAAGTGGTGCATCTGAGAGAGCAAAAGATGAACTCTCTTTTTGCTTCAAGTCATCTCGGTCATCATTTACAATAAATATGTGGGAAATTGATAGTACAGCCAAAAAAGGAAG GCGGAAAACTCCTGGAGTTTGCGGGAGCAAAAGGTCCCTTGAGGTTAACTTACCTGAAAGTTCTAGAAAATTCATCACTTGCATTAGGAAATATCTTCTGTTCTATTTGAAACTGTTGGAGGAGACTGGAGACATCTGTACTCTTGACCGTGCTTATATCTCTCTTCGGTCTGATAAGAGG TTTTCACTATGCATTGAAGATCTTGTTCCAGTTGCCCTTGGGAGGTATGTAAAGGCCCTTGTTTTATCAATCCGCCAAGTTGAAACTGTTGGCTCTGGTGCTGTAGATAATTCCGAGCATATATTGGAGAAAGTGTTTTCTTTGTTCATGGAACAGGGGAACTTATGGCCTGAAATATGTGGTTTGCCTGAGATTAAGGTCACAGAAACATCAGAAAGCAGTTTATATGG ATATCTTCATGAACATATCATATCATTAGAGGAAAATGGTAAATTGGACACTCTTGAAGCCATAAATGAGAAGATTCGAAAGCGTTTCAAGAATCCAAAATTGTCAAACAGCAACTGTGCGAAAGTTTGCAGGCATGCATCCATTGCTTGGTGTAGATCTCTTATATTGTGGTTGGCACAGATCACTCCTTCACAGTCTGAAATCGCAAGTGAGATTCAGGTTCTAAATCCTTCAGATGGTGGGTTGGAAAATAGCCAGCTGCTCTGTGTTGATTTGCAGACAGATGAATTGTGGAGTTCAGCTTTTGAGGACCCAACCCATTTTAAAAAGCTTGAGGCAAAACGAAATCCTGTTTTCTCTAAAATAAAGAACTTAGTTGTTAAGAAAGCTTCAGATGAAAATTTAGAGACTGCCAGTGCTTTGCTTCGATCTTCGTACAACTTCTATCGTGAGAGCTCAAGTGTAATGCCTTCATCCGGTGTCAATCTGTATTTAGTTTCATCATGGTTAGCAAGGGATACACAATTCAGACCAAGCACGGAGGGGGCTGAAATCCTTGACCTTAGCATTCCAAGGAAGCTTCTCTTGTGGGCTTACACACTATTGCATGGCCGTTACACAAACATCTCTTTTGTTGTAAAGCATTGTGAAGAAAATGCAAGG TCTAAAATGAAAAAAGGAGCAGGAACCTCAACTGTGCCCTCAAACACAAGCATAGCAAACACCACCACTGCTCACACAG CTACAGCATCGGTAGCAGCTTGTGGCAGAGACGGAATCGGACATAGTGGAACCGGCGACACAGATCCAGCAAACGCAGTAGTATCTACCTCATTGCCTGAGAGCACAACGCAATGTACAAATCAACCACCTTCTGACATGTACCAGACGAGTTCATTTGCTGCTCCCCCACTTCAGCATTGCAACAACCCCGTTACAGAGAGGAGCAATACAACAGCAGCAGATGAAGGAGCTCCAGACAAAGTTGACATATAA